In Chryseobacterium sp., the genomic window TGAGGATGAGAAAAGATTTCAGAACCTCAGAGTAAAAGCAACCCAATTCACAATAGAGCCGAGATTTTATCTTGGAAAAGGCTATGGAAAAGGTTTCTATATTGCTCCTTACTATCGTTATTCAGATGTTTCTTCCAATACTTTTGATTTTTATTATGATTATAACGGTCCTGATGGCAACACCTATCACATTCCTATTAAAGGGCAGGGAAGCACCAAAGGAAACAGTGGCGGACTCATGGTGGGAGTACAGTTTTTCCTTACCAGAAGCCAAAATTTAGTGCTGGACTTTTGGATCGCCGGGGCCCATTACGGAAGCGGAAAAGGTAATTTTACCATGACCAGCGATTATGTACTCACTCCTGATATGCAGGCACAGCTTAAAAAAGAAATAGAAAAACTGGATATCCCGATTGTAGATTATACCGTTGAAACAAATGCAAATGGTGCTAAAATAAGAGTAGACGGGCCGTGGGCCGGTTTCAGAAGCGGGCTTTCTCTGGGGTATCGGTTTTAAAATGATTTTACATCACTGCCAAAACAAACCATCCTTTTCCGGGGATGGTTTTATTTTTTAATGAAATTTGTATCTTGCCTCTCTTTATAACTGGGAAAAATGATAGAATTAATCAGAGAAAACAAATTTGAAGAAGTAAAAGAGCTATTAAAAAACTTAAAAGAACTTCAGATACACGCATTCTTATTGGAGATATTAGAGGGAAAAACGGTTCATGCAGATGAAAATAGTTTTGCCCCGGAAAAATATCAGATAGAGTTCACAGAAGGGGTTCAGCTTTATAAAACTCTTGAAAAGTCAGAACTGGACAGAGAGCTATTAGCCCAATTTGTCAATATACTCGTTGAACTGGCTTTTACAATGGGGCTTTATATACAGGACGTATCATTAACGGCCATGAATCAGGGGGCGTATCTTACAGATTCAGAGCATATATATAAAGTGGATCCCGAAATTAGACTTCATATTCAGGAATTGATCAATATACTTAAGAATAAGCCGGAACAGGAAAAAGCGATCGCTAATCTTTCCACAGCAAAGGCTAAAGTAACCCACTCCATTGACAACATTCTTGAAAAGTATGAAGTGGGAGAAGATATGCTTCAGCTTGCAGAAACGTATGGAAAAGCAGGACAAACAGAAACAGCCGCCCAAATATACCTGGGTATCATGACCGACTTTGAATGTGATTCTGTACGGCAAAGCTCAGGGCTCGTCCCAGAAATGACTCATGTAGATGACAGGCCCGAAACTGAAATTGCAGTTTTTAATAAGGCTAAAATTAATTTCGAAGAAATCACAGGGCAAAAGATACAGGAACCTAACAGAATTCATGTTAAAGAAAGTAAAGATGCAGAAAGCCTGGTAAGATCTGTGATAGAAGCAGCTCAGGAACAAACGGAAGGAGAAGTTGAAACTGAAGATCAGGATCAGAAAGAGCATCTCCCTGAAGTTCCCTCTCAAGCCAATCCGGCAAAACCAGGATTATTGGCTAAAATAAAAAGAATCTTTACTAAAAACTGATTCCACGTTTAACTTTGATCTATGAACTCATCACCTATTACCTCCGGCCAAAGAATCAAAGCCATTATAGGCGGATCTATCGGGAATCTGGTAGAATGGTACGACTGGTATGCTTATGCCGCCTTTGCCATCTATTTTTCCCATTCATTCTTTCCGGATTCTGATCTCAATGCACAACTGATGAATACTGCAGGGATATTTGCTGTCGGATTTCTTATGCGTCCTATCGGAGGCTGGTTGTTTGGAAGTATTGCCGACAAAATCGGGAGGAAAAGAGCAATGACCCTTTCCGTATTGCTGATGTCATTCGGATCACTTCTGATTGCCCTCACCCCTACCTATCAGTCGATAGGGATTCTTGCTCCTGCTTTATTACTTGTTGCCAGACTGCTTCAGGGATTAAGCGTAGGAGGTGAATATGGAGTTTCCGCCACCTACCTCAGCGAAATGGCCACTCAGAACAGAAGAGGATTTTATTCAAGTTTTCAGTATGTGACGCTGATCGGCGGACAGCTTATTGCGCTGGGAATCCAGCTTATTTTACAGAAATTACTATTGACGGAAGCCCAGCTGGAAGATTGGGGTTGGAGAATTCCCTTTGTAATCGGCGCTATGCTATCCATCATTGCTTTATATCTGCGAGCCAATCTCCATGAGACCGAAGCATTTGAAAATAAAAAAGAAGTCAGCGAAAAGAAAAAAGGAACAGTCAAAGAACTTTTAAAACATCCCAAGGCGCTTCTTACCGTTGTAGGATTAACTTTAGGCGGGACACTGGCATTCTATACCTATACGACTTATATGCAGAAGTTCCTAGTCAATACGGTTCATCTTACCAAAGAAGAATCCACTTTGGTTTCATTTATCTCATTATTTATATTTGCCTGTCTTCAGCCGGTATTTGGGAGTCTCTCCGACAGAATAGGAAGAAGACCTCTTTTACTGGGATTCGGTATCCTGGGAACTTTATGTACGGTTCCGCTCCTTACGGCGCTCAGTACCACAACTTCCATATGGGCAGCCTTCTTTCTGATTATGGCAGCGCTGATCATTGTAAGTGGCTACACATCCATCAATGCTGTTGTAAAAGCCGAGCTTTTCCCTTCTGAGATCAGAGCTCTCGGAGTGGGTCT contains:
- a CDS encoding DUF3575 domain-containing protein, which translates into the protein MKKAAIIPLCLLFSQVCAQENENITADKMNIVKTNVTGYAFRNINLSYERAITRWFSLNIGFGTMPEGKVPFINSFLKDEDEKRFQNLRVKATQFTIEPRFYLGKGYGKGFYIAPYYRYSDVSSNTFDFYYDYNGPDGNTYHIPIKGQGSTKGNSGGLMVGVQFFLTRSQNLVLDFWIAGAHYGSGKGNFTMTSDYVLTPDMQAQLKKEIEKLDIPIVDYTVETNANGAKIRVDGPWAGFRSGLSLGYRF
- a CDS encoding MFS transporter; protein product: MNSSPITSGQRIKAIIGGSIGNLVEWYDWYAYAAFAIYFSHSFFPDSDLNAQLMNTAGIFAVGFLMRPIGGWLFGSIADKIGRKRAMTLSVLLMSFGSLLIALTPTYQSIGILAPALLLVARLLQGLSVGGEYGVSATYLSEMATQNRRGFYSSFQYVTLIGGQLIALGIQLILQKLLLTEAQLEDWGWRIPFVIGAMLSIIALYLRANLHETEAFENKKEVSEKKKGTVKELLKHPKALLTVVGLTLGGTLAFYTYTTYMQKFLVNTVHLTKEESTLVSFISLFIFACLQPVFGSLSDRIGRRPLLLGFGILGTLCTVPLLTALSTTTSIWAAFFLIMAALIIVSGYTSINAVVKAELFPSEIRALGVGLPYALTVAIFGGTAEYIALWFKKIGNENYFYWYITGCILFSLIVYAGMKETQKTSTLDKD